From Paraglaciecola sp. L1A13:
ATCTACATCACTTGGACAAATGTAACGAAATATTAGGCGCACGCTTAAATACCGTGCATAACTTGCGTTATTATCAACGTGTTATGCAGGGATTAAGAGATGCTATTGCCGAGCAAAAACTCGATGACTTCGTTGCTGAATTTTATGCGCAAAAAGATTTGCCGGTACCGGCACTATAACTACAAAACTTAACATTATATGGGGAATTTATGAGCTTATTTATCTCTGATGCATATGCACAGGCGGCACCTGGTGGTGCGACGGGTGGCGGATACGAAATGCTGATCATGCTCGGCGTATTCGGATTAATTTTTTACTTTATGTTGTATCGCCCACAGGCTAAACGTGTGAAGGATCATAAAAATTTGGTTACTTCATTGAGCAAAGGCGATGAAGTGTTGACCCAAGGTGGTATGGTTGGTCGCATAGTAAAGGTTTCTGAAGAAAAAGACTTTTTAGAAATTGCATTAAACGATACCACGAACATCGTCGTGCAAAAATCTGCTATTTCAGCTGTGTTGCCAAAAGGCACAATGAAAGCGATTTAAAATGAGTTACGTTAAATAAAGCGGGCGATTGCCCGCTTTATTTATGTTACGACAGTCAAAATGGAAGGATTTTCACGTGTTAAACCAAACTCCGCTATGGAAGCTCTTAGTACTGATTTTTATCGTCGGTATTTGTGCTCTATATGCCACTCCAAATTTGTACGGCGAGGACTATGCAGTACAAATTTCTGCGGGCCGTAATGCAACCGTCGATGATGCTTTGCTTAGCAAGGTTACAGAAACATTAAATACCGAGAGTATTGAGACCAAAAGCATTGTGTTGGATAACGAGCAAATTCTCGTCCGTCTAACCAATTCAGATAGTCAGCTTCTTGCCAGAGAAACCTTAGAGCGTGCGCTAGGTGATAATTATTATGTCGCTATGAACTTGGCTCCTGATACCCCAGACTGGTTGGCTGCATTAGGCGGCGAACCAATGAAACTAGGTTTGGATTTACGTGGTGGTGTGCATTTCTTAATGGAAGTGGATATGAACTCTGCAATCAATAAATCTTTTGAAGATATGGTTTCAGATTTTAAAAGTGCTTTACGTGAAGAAGGTATTCGTTATCGCACGGTGCGCCAAGTAGAAGGTGGAGTTGAGATATTCTTCCGTGACCAAGATACCTTAGATAAAGCTGAATTCTTTTTGCGTAACCGTAATCGTGACTTGGTTTTTACCGAGAAAAACGATTTGCGCATAGTGGTTAATATGTCAGAACAAAAACTGGCGGAAACCCGTGA
This genomic window contains:
- the yajC gene encoding preprotein translocase subunit YajC, with the translated sequence MSLFISDAYAQAAPGGATGGGYEMLIMLGVFGLIFYFMLYRPQAKRVKDHKNLVTSLSKGDEVLTQGGMVGRIVKVSEEKDFLEIALNDTTNIVVQKSAISAVLPKGTMKAI